The Trichosurus vulpecula isolate mTriVul1 chromosome 3, mTriVul1.pri, whole genome shotgun sequence genome includes a window with the following:
- the ASPRV1 gene encoding retroviral-like aspartic protease 1 has protein sequence MAGRRTGGRDGKTYAFTPESFDGYNLNVDRWLHQFNVISDLNNWDDSTQMKFLTESLKGEALDVYTRLSPEAKGDCEAVKDALAEAFRSDAEHRQPHGPKVIVFANSMGKGYYLKGKIEGIPVRFLVDSGAQVSVVHPDLWEQATDGDLDTLRPFENVVKVANGAEMKILGIWDATVTLGKLEMEAEFLVANASAEEAIIGTDVLQDHGAILDFKHRTCTLKGKKFRLLPVGGSLEDEFDLELIEEISEN, from the coding sequence ATGGCTGGAAGAAGAACCGGAGGTAGGGATGGGAAGACCTATGCCTTCACCCCTGAGTCCTTTGATGGATACAATCTAAATGTGGACCGATGGCTACACCAATTTAATGTCATTAGTGACCTCAACAACTGGGATGATTCTACTCAGATGAAGTTCCTGACTGAGTCTCTTAAAGGAGAAGCCCTGGATGTCTACACAAGACTTAGTCCAGAGGCCAAAGGTGACTGCGAGGCTGTGAAAGATGCCCTGGCTGAAGCCTTCCGTTCTGACGCTGAGCATAGGCAACCTCATGGCCCCAAGGTGATTGTATTTGCCAACAGTATGGGCAAGGGATATTACCTCAAAGGGAAAATTGAGGGCATTCCTGTGAGGTTCCTAGTGGACTCTGGAGCCCAGGTGTCAGTGGTCCATCCAGACTTGTGGGAACAGGCCACTGATGGAGACTTGGACACCCTCCGACCCTTTGAAAATGTGGTAAAAGTGGCCAATGGGGCTGAGATGAAGATCTTGGGCATCTGGGATGCtacagtgaccctgggaaaactTGAGATGGAGGCTGAATTCTTGGTGGCCAATGCAAGCGCAGAAGAAGCCATCATCGGGACAGACGTACTCCAAGACCATGGTGCCATCTTGGACTTCAAGCACCGCACATGTACCCTGAAAGGAAAGAAGTTCCGCCTTCTGCCTGTTGGAGGCTCCCTAGAAGATGAGTTTGACCTGGAGCTCATAGAAGAGATCTCTGAAAACTGA